From Desulfosoma caldarium, the proteins below share one genomic window:
- the ahbD gene encoding heme b synthase has product MNRSLPPASASALHAATHPRAEGHAWPLRLVAWEVTRSCNLSCVHCRAAAMDKPYADELTTEEGLHLLDTIATLGSPIVILTGGEPLLRPDIFDLAAHGRARGLRMTMAPNGTLVTPKAARRMKDAGIQRISISLDGADAASHDAFRQVPGAFEGALKGIRHAKEADLPFQINTTITALNLKELPRIQELAVNLGAVAHHIFLLVPVGRGKNLEEQAINAEQYEQTLHWFYEQRDKVPLQLKATCAPHYYRILRQRARQEGRCVDTQTFGLDAMTRGCLGGTGFCFISHVGQVQPCGYLELNCGNVRQESFSKIWKDSEVFQKLRNFKALEGKCGRCEYVRVCGGCRARAYEATGNYMAEEPLCLYEPKASSAT; this is encoded by the coding sequence ATGAATCGCTCTTTGCCTCCTGCCTCCGCCAGCGCACTCCATGCCGCCACGCATCCTCGAGCCGAAGGCCACGCGTGGCCTCTGCGCCTGGTGGCCTGGGAAGTCACCCGTAGCTGCAACCTCTCTTGTGTGCACTGCCGGGCGGCGGCCATGGACAAGCCCTATGCCGATGAACTCACCACGGAAGAAGGACTTCACCTTCTGGACACCATCGCCACGTTGGGCTCGCCCATCGTCATTCTCACCGGCGGAGAACCCCTGCTCAGGCCGGATATCTTTGATTTGGCCGCCCATGGCCGCGCTCGAGGTCTGCGCATGACCATGGCACCCAATGGCACCCTGGTGACCCCGAAGGCGGCTCGGCGCATGAAAGACGCCGGCATTCAGCGCATCAGTATCAGCCTGGATGGAGCGGATGCGGCCAGCCATGACGCCTTTCGCCAGGTGCCGGGGGCCTTTGAAGGCGCCTTGAAGGGAATTCGCCACGCCAAGGAAGCGGATCTCCCCTTTCAAATCAACACCACCATCACGGCTTTGAACCTCAAAGAACTGCCTCGCATTCAGGAACTGGCCGTGAACCTCGGCGCCGTGGCGCATCACATCTTTCTTCTTGTGCCCGTAGGGCGCGGAAAAAACTTAGAAGAACAAGCCATCAACGCGGAACAATACGAACAAACGCTGCACTGGTTCTACGAACAACGGGACAAGGTTCCTCTGCAGCTCAAAGCCACGTGCGCTCCCCACTACTACCGCATTCTTCGACAGCGGGCTCGCCAGGAAGGCCGCTGCGTGGACACGCAAACCTTCGGCCTAGACGCCATGACGCGCGGCTGCCTAGGAGGTACAGGCTTTTGCTTCATCTCCCACGTGGGCCAGGTGCAGCCCTGCGGATATCTGGAACTCAACTGCGGCAATGTGCGACAGGAAAGCTTTTCAAAAATCTGGAAAGATTCCGAGGTCTTTCAGAAGCTTCGCAACTTCAAAGCCCTGGAAGGAAAGTGCGGCCGCTGTGAATACGTGCGCGTCTGCGGCGGATGTCGCGCTCGAGCCTATGAAGCCACCGGGAACTACATGGCCGAAGAGCCCCTTTGCCTTTACGAACCCAAAGCCTCATCCGCAACCTAG
- the hemB gene encoding porphobilinogen synthase translates to MWFPEYRPRRLRRMENLRRLVRETRLSPDLFIYPLFVRSGRGLRQAVPSMPGVFQWSRDTLVQEVKEVQGLGIPAVILFGLPEKKDETGSEAYASHGVVQEAVRTIKDACPDLVVITDVCLCEYTSHGHCGVLHGQEVDNDPTLGVLARIAVSHAQAGADMVAPSDMMDGRVGAIRESLDEEGFHHTAIMAYSAKYCSAFYGPFREAADSAPQFGDRRSYQMDPPNAREALREIQLDIEEGADIVMVKPALAYLDIIRRVKEEFDWPVAAYNVSGEYAMIKAAAANGWLDERRAMLEVLTAIHRAGADQIITYFAKDAARLLAS, encoded by the coding sequence ATGTGGTTTCCGGAATACCGACCGAGGCGGCTGAGACGCATGGAAAATTTGCGACGTTTGGTTCGGGAAACACGGCTGAGCCCGGACCTGTTCATTTATCCTCTGTTTGTGCGAAGCGGCCGAGGTCTACGGCAGGCCGTGCCGTCCATGCCCGGAGTCTTTCAGTGGTCTCGAGACACACTGGTTCAGGAAGTCAAAGAAGTCCAGGGGCTGGGCATTCCCGCCGTCATTTTGTTTGGATTGCCGGAAAAGAAAGACGAGACGGGATCTGAAGCCTATGCTTCCCATGGCGTGGTGCAGGAAGCGGTGCGAACCATCAAGGACGCCTGTCCAGACCTGGTGGTCATCACGGATGTGTGCCTTTGTGAATACACTAGCCACGGCCACTGCGGCGTGCTGCATGGTCAGGAGGTGGACAACGACCCCACACTCGGCGTTCTTGCCCGCATCGCCGTCTCCCATGCGCAGGCCGGAGCAGACATGGTAGCGCCTTCGGACATGATGGACGGCCGCGTGGGTGCCATACGCGAAAGTCTGGACGAGGAAGGGTTTCACCACACGGCCATCATGGCCTATTCGGCCAAGTACTGTTCTGCCTTTTACGGCCCCTTTCGAGAAGCGGCGGATTCGGCCCCTCAATTCGGCGACCGGCGCTCCTATCAGATGGATCCGCCCAACGCCCGTGAAGCGCTTCGCGAAATCCAACTGGACATCGAGGAAGGGGCCGACATCGTTATGGTCAAACCGGCCTTGGCCTATCTCGACATCATTCGTCGTGTAAAAGAAGAATTCGATTGGCCCGTAGCCGCCTATAACGTGAGCGGAGAATATGCCATGATCAAGGCCGCCGCCGCCAACGGCTGGCTGGACGAACGACGTGCCATGCTGGAAGTGCTCACCGCCATTCACCGCGCCGGAGCGGACCAGATCATCACCTATTTCGCCAAGGATGCCGCACGGCTTTTGGCCTCGTAA
- the ahbC gene encoding 12,18-didecarboxysiroheme deacetylase produces the protein MIGISKLYCGTVEPSDALRYGRRSGELPSHLLQFSEDKKPVVVWNVTRRCNLKCVHCYAHAQDRSFPDELTTVEGKLLLDDLAAFGCPVVLFSGGEPLMRPDLVELAAYAVHKGMRAVISTNGTLITPRMAEELKQIGLSYVGISLDGMESVNDRFRGVKGAFQKALEGIAACQEAGIKVGLRFTMNRRNASEIPAIFDLLEARDIPRVCFYHLVYAGRGSKLMEDDLSHEETRRAVDLIIDRTADLHRRAKPKEVLTVDNHADGPYVYLRLVREGSPRAPDVLKLLEMNEGNNSGRGIGCVSWDGEVHADQFWRHYSFGNVRQRPFSSIWTDLSNPLMARLKDKKHYVTGRCARCRWLSVCGGNFRVRAEAATGDLWAPDPACYLTDEEIGLASA, from the coding sequence ATGATCGGCATCTCTAAACTCTACTGCGGCACCGTGGAGCCCTCGGACGCCCTGCGCTACGGTCGCCGCAGTGGGGAACTTCCATCCCACCTTTTGCAATTTTCTGAGGACAAGAAACCCGTCGTGGTCTGGAACGTGACCCGCCGGTGCAACCTCAAATGCGTTCACTGCTACGCTCACGCCCAGGACCGGTCTTTTCCCGATGAACTGACCACGGTTGAAGGAAAGCTCTTGCTGGACGACCTGGCGGCCTTTGGGTGCCCTGTGGTTTTGTTTTCGGGCGGTGAACCACTCATGAGGCCCGATCTCGTGGAATTGGCGGCTTATGCTGTACACAAGGGCATGCGCGCTGTCATCTCCACCAACGGCACCCTGATCACACCCCGCATGGCTGAGGAATTAAAACAAATCGGGCTTTCCTACGTGGGCATCAGCTTGGATGGTATGGAATCGGTCAACGACCGGTTTCGAGGGGTCAAGGGAGCGTTTCAAAAAGCCTTGGAAGGCATTGCGGCATGCCAGGAAGCGGGTATCAAGGTGGGATTGCGATTTACCATGAATCGTCGAAACGCGTCGGAAATTCCCGCCATCTTTGATCTTCTGGAGGCCCGGGATATTCCTAGAGTCTGCTTCTATCATCTGGTCTATGCCGGCCGGGGCTCCAAACTCATGGAAGATGATCTTTCCCACGAAGAAACGCGCCGAGCGGTGGATCTCATCATCGACCGCACGGCCGATCTTCACCGGCGCGCAAAACCCAAGGAAGTGCTCACGGTGGACAACCACGCCGATGGTCCCTATGTGTATCTGCGCCTGGTGCGCGAAGGGTCACCTCGAGCCCCGGATGTGCTCAAGCTTCTGGAAATGAACGAAGGCAACAATTCCGGCCGCGGCATCGGATGTGTGAGCTGGGATGGCGAGGTGCATGCGGACCAGTTCTGGAGGCACTATTCTTTTGGCAATGTGCGGCAGCGCCCCTTCAGCTCCATCTGGACCGATCTGTCCAATCCCCTCATGGCCCGGCTCAAGGACAAGAAACACTATGTCACGGGACGGTGCGCTCGATGCCGATGGCTGTCCGTGTGTGGCGGCAACTTTCGCGTGCGCGCCGAAGCGGCTACGGGGGATCTTTGGGCTCCTGATCCCGCCTGTTACCTGACGGACGAAGAAATCGGCCTGGCATCCGCGTGA
- a CDS encoding AAA family ATPase, with protein sequence MNDQSPKFPDQEELERELSEFLSKKYGRPVRVISPLMVAQPKGAESKKSPSDSVRKIQFDIKPEELEAYLDQYVVKQDQAKAILATKICTHYHRIKWRMERGERYAHSIGRIKNNIILMGPTGVGKTYLIKLIAQKIGVPFVKGDATKFSETGYVGGDVEDLVRDLVRAADDDLELAQYGIIYIDEIDKIASSSHLVGPDVSRTGVQRALLKPMEETEVDLRVPHDPVSQMQAIEQYRRTGKRDKQTINTKDILFIVSGAFNGLAEIVKKRLQQQGVGFKAAVHSRVDDHKFLQHVKAEDLIQYGFESEFVGRIPVIAVLEPLEVEDLYHILKNPNSPVIQAKKEDFRCYGIDLKFQDEALWTLAHMAYEEKTGARGLVSVIERVLMGFEKRLPSTSIRHLVVTKDLVLHPHETLESLLKDPESPQQRELYERMVREEKEAVRQQVLKKKKHYVHNYPFVFTPERLELLVEQHVKTGEPIEGLFDVLITLYNQVKVFEEEFYEHQGFKIHFDDHAITAIMFKALAEDKTATAVCRDISRDYDYAFRLVAERSGQIQFILPKGAVENPEVYLDELIRDTYRKHPLPSEALPSQKGSST encoded by the coding sequence ATGAATGATCAGTCCCCAAAATTCCCCGATCAGGAAGAGTTGGAAAGAGAACTCAGTGAGTTCCTTTCTAAAAAATACGGACGCCCCGTCCGGGTCATTTCCCCTTTAATGGTAGCCCAGCCCAAGGGAGCCGAATCCAAGAAGTCGCCCTCGGACTCGGTGCGTAAGATCCAGTTTGACATAAAACCAGAGGAGTTGGAAGCCTATCTGGACCAATACGTGGTCAAGCAGGACCAGGCCAAGGCCATTTTGGCGACCAAGATCTGCACCCATTATCATCGCATCAAGTGGCGCATGGAACGGGGTGAACGCTACGCCCACTCCATCGGGCGTATCAAGAACAACATCATCTTGATGGGCCCCACCGGCGTTGGCAAAACCTACCTCATCAAGCTCATTGCCCAGAAGATCGGCGTTCCCTTCGTCAAAGGCGACGCCACCAAGTTCAGTGAGACGGGTTATGTGGGCGGGGACGTGGAAGATCTGGTGCGCGATTTGGTGCGCGCTGCCGATGACGATCTGGAACTGGCCCAGTACGGCATCATCTACATCGACGAAATCGACAAGATCGCCTCCTCGTCGCACCTCGTCGGACCCGATGTGTCGCGAACGGGTGTGCAGCGCGCGCTGTTAAAACCCATGGAAGAAACGGAGGTGGATCTGCGCGTGCCTCATGATCCCGTCTCGCAAATGCAGGCCATCGAACAATACCGCCGAACGGGTAAACGCGACAAACAGACGATCAACACCAAGGACATTCTGTTTATCGTCAGCGGCGCCTTTAACGGTCTGGCCGAGATCGTCAAAAAGCGCCTGCAGCAACAGGGTGTGGGGTTCAAGGCGGCGGTGCACAGCCGCGTCGATGACCACAAATTTTTGCAACACGTCAAGGCGGAAGATCTCATTCAGTATGGGTTTGAAAGCGAGTTTGTGGGCCGCATACCCGTCATCGCCGTGCTGGAACCTTTGGAAGTGGAAGATCTCTACCACATTCTCAAGAATCCCAACAGTCCGGTTATTCAAGCCAAGAAAGAAGATTTTCGCTGCTACGGTATCGACCTCAAGTTTCAGGACGAGGCCCTGTGGACCCTGGCGCACATGGCCTATGAAGAAAAGACGGGAGCACGGGGACTGGTCAGTGTCATCGAGAGGGTGCTCATGGGATTTGAAAAACGGCTGCCTTCCACCTCCATTCGCCATTTGGTGGTGACCAAGGATTTGGTGCTGCATCCGCACGAAACCCTGGAAAGCCTTCTCAAGGATCCGGAATCGCCGCAGCAAAGGGAACTCTACGAACGCATGGTCCGCGAGGAAAAAGAGGCCGTGCGCCAGCAGGTACTCAAGAAAAAGAAGCACTACGTGCACAACTACCCCTTTGTCTTTACACCGGAACGCCTGGAACTGCTTGTGGAACAGCACGTGAAGACCGGAGAACCCATCGAAGGACTCTTCGACGTCCTGATCACGCTCTACAACCAGGTCAAAGTCTTTGAAGAAGAATTTTACGAACATCAGGGCTTTAAGATTCACTTTGACGACCACGCCATCACGGCCATCATGTTCAAGGCTCTGGCGGAGGACAAGACGGCCACGGCCGTGTGCCGGGACATTTCCCGGGACTATGATTATGCGTTTCGGCTGGTGGCCGAGAGGAGTGGACAGATTCAGTTCATTTTGCCCAAAGGCGCCGTGGAAAATCCGGAAGTCTACCTGGATGAACTCATTCGAGACACCTATCGCAAGCACCCTCTGCCCTCTGAGGCCTTGCCATCGCAGAAAGGATCCAGTACATGA
- a CDS encoding PilZ domain-containing protein: MVSKDNLLEELKDLEETLELTGVFDEQAMVRKTFRVPVNEQTPVTFLINGVPFRVVNISEGGVGFVADSGDVAEVGQVLEGLELHFGGRSFQAQGIVRHVTPLEDSGFLYGLSLEMCSEDDRAFMMDFVQKLRERFFEQH; encoded by the coding sequence ATGGTGAGCAAGGACAATCTCTTGGAAGAACTTAAGGATTTGGAAGAAACGCTGGAACTAACCGGGGTTTTTGATGAGCAGGCAATGGTGCGCAAAACCTTTCGCGTTCCCGTCAACGAACAAACACCGGTAACCTTTTTGATCAACGGCGTTCCTTTTCGCGTGGTCAACATTAGTGAAGGTGGTGTTGGGTTTGTTGCGGATTCCGGCGATGTGGCGGAGGTGGGCCAAGTCCTGGAAGGCCTGGAACTGCACTTCGGAGGTAGGAGCTTTCAGGCCCAGGGTATCGTTCGCCACGTAACCCCGCTCGAAGATTCCGGGTTTTTGTACGGCCTTTCTTTGGAAATGTGCAGCGAAGACGATCGAGCTTTCATGATGGATTTCGTGCAAAAGCTCCGGGAACGGTTTTTTGAACAGCACTGA
- a CDS encoding AAA family ATPase, with the protein MIIICPSCNRQHKVDETRLSEKVKAAKCVFCGHRFPISRPGDTESEAAKPAEVVQPVHGKEWPRRRIAVSLSKGGVGKTTTSVNLAAGLALAGFKVLLVDTDTQGQAAYMLGVKPKAGLTELMTGEVIAEQCLAEARERLWLLAGGRSLAGVKRLIARKDFRGEMTLTEALTPIDGRFDYVIVDTSPGWDVLTINVLFYVQEVLIPVSLEVMSIQGLLEFSRSLASVQNYHKDLALKYVVPTFFDKRVKQSEEILNQLKAHYNSRLCPPIRYNVRLSEAPGYGKTIYEYAPGSPGAKDYRDLVRRVAGDQTLLS; encoded by the coding sequence ATGATTATCATATGCCCAAGCTGCAATCGACAGCACAAGGTGGACGAAACGCGCCTTTCCGAAAAGGTGAAAGCGGCGAAGTGCGTTTTTTGCGGGCATCGGTTCCCCATATCCAGGCCAGGGGATACGGAATCGGAAGCGGCCAAGCCTGCAGAGGTGGTTCAGCCTGTTCATGGCAAGGAATGGCCTAGACGCCGCATTGCGGTTTCCTTGAGCAAAGGGGGCGTGGGCAAGACGACCACGTCTGTCAATCTCGCGGCCGGTTTAGCCTTGGCCGGCTTCAAGGTGCTCTTGGTGGACACGGATACCCAGGGGCAGGCGGCCTACATGCTGGGCGTGAAACCCAAAGCCGGCTTGACGGAACTGATGACCGGCGAAGTCATTGCCGAGCAATGCCTGGCTGAGGCGCGGGAGCGCCTATGGCTGTTGGCCGGCGGCCGTTCCTTGGCGGGTGTCAAGAGGCTCATCGCGCGCAAGGATTTTCGTGGAGAAATGACCTTGACCGAAGCCTTGACGCCCATTGACGGTCGATTTGATTACGTGATTGTGGACACGTCACCGGGCTGGGATGTGCTGACCATCAACGTGTTATTTTATGTGCAGGAAGTGCTGATTCCGGTGAGCCTTGAGGTGATGTCCATTCAGGGACTGTTGGAATTCAGCCGTAGCCTGGCCTCTGTCCAGAACTACCACAAGGATCTTGCGCTCAAGTACGTGGTGCCCACATTTTTTGACAAGCGGGTCAAGCAGTCAGAAGAGATTCTCAACCAGTTGAAAGCCCATTACAACAGCCGGCTGTGTCCTCCCATTCGCTACAATGTGCGCCTGTCCGAGGCGCCAGGCTACGGTAAGACCATCTACGAGTATGCTCCGGGATCCCCGGGAGCCAAGGACTATCGGGACTTGGTTCGCCGGGTGGCAGGAGATCAGACTCTTTTGAGCTGA
- the leuS gene encoding leucine--tRNA ligase yields the protein MDSRYNPKSIEKKWQEYWERERLFEVSEDPAKKKYYLLEMFPYPSGRIHMGHVRNYAIGDVMARFLSMRGYNVLHPMGWDAFGMPAENAAIKAKTHPAKWTYENIDYMRNQLKQLGFSYDWSREFATCDPSYYRWEQLFFIKMYESGLAYKKKSYVNWCDTCQTVLANEQVEDGACWRCDQPVVQKEMEQWFFKITHYVEELLEWLDKLPGWPERVLTMQRHWIGKSFGSTIRFPLASGQGFIDVFTTRADTLFGATFMSLAPEHPMVATLCRGHHEEQAVLDFVEKAKQAKRGERDVGLLEKEGVFTGSYCINPMTQEPMPIYVANFVVMEYGTGAVMAVPAHDQRDFEFARKYGLPIKVVIKENEGADVLHPDQLTHAFEEDGVLVHSGPYSGMSSAQAREAITRDLEARGQGSLTVQYRLRDWGISRQRYWGAPIPIVYCDRCGTVPVKEEDLPVILPLDLEMPENGASPLPLSEAFVQTTCPRCGGPGRRETDTMDTFVESSWYFARFACADYTEGPLDPDRVDYWMPVDQYIGGIEHAVLHLLYSRFFTKVLRDMGYLQVDEPFTNLLTQGMVIKDGAKMSKSKGNVVDPDEMIRTYGADTVRLFCLFAAPPEKELEWSDQGVEGAYRFLGRVWRLVAENLEKLKTVAPYDGHDPLPQTLQSLHRKTHQTIKKVTEDIQQRFHFNTAIAAIMELVNEIYGSLDKAKEDRTAWSVIREAIEAVILMLSPMAPHIAEELWTSLGMPASVAKRPWPTYREEALATETVLVVVQVNGKLRSRLVVPADISEEALKEAALQDAKIQSFLAGKPVRKTVVVPKKLVNIVI from the coding sequence ATGGACAGCCGATACAATCCCAAAAGCATCGAGAAAAAATGGCAAGAATACTGGGAGCGGGAACGACTTTTTGAAGTCTCTGAAGATCCTGCCAAGAAGAAATACTACCTTTTGGAAATGTTTCCCTACCCTTCAGGCCGCATTCACATGGGCCATGTGCGCAATTATGCCATCGGGGATGTGATGGCCAGATTCCTTTCCATGCGCGGCTATAACGTGCTGCATCCCATGGGATGGGATGCCTTCGGCATGCCGGCCGAAAATGCGGCCATCAAGGCCAAGACCCATCCGGCCAAGTGGACCTATGAAAACATTGATTACATGCGAAACCAACTCAAGCAGTTGGGCTTTTCGTACGACTGGTCTCGAGAATTTGCCACCTGTGATCCGTCTTACTACCGATGGGAACAACTGTTTTTCATTAAGATGTATGAGAGCGGACTGGCCTACAAGAAAAAGTCCTATGTGAATTGGTGCGACACCTGCCAGACGGTGCTGGCCAATGAACAGGTGGAAGACGGCGCGTGCTGGCGCTGCGATCAGCCTGTCGTGCAAAAGGAAATGGAGCAGTGGTTTTTTAAGATCACCCACTATGTGGAAGAGCTCCTGGAGTGGCTGGACAAACTTCCCGGGTGGCCCGAGCGGGTGCTGACCATGCAGCGCCATTGGATCGGCAAGAGCTTCGGCAGCACCATTCGATTTCCTCTGGCTTCGGGCCAAGGTTTTATCGACGTCTTTACCACACGGGCCGACACCTTGTTTGGGGCTACCTTCATGAGCTTGGCTCCGGAACATCCCATGGTGGCGACCCTATGCCGAGGTCATCATGAGGAACAGGCCGTCCTGGACTTTGTGGAAAAAGCTAAGCAGGCCAAGCGGGGCGAACGCGACGTGGGGCTTTTAGAAAAAGAAGGTGTCTTTACAGGATCCTACTGCATCAACCCCATGACCCAGGAGCCCATGCCCATCTATGTGGCCAATTTCGTGGTCATGGAATACGGCACGGGCGCCGTGATGGCGGTGCCGGCCCACGACCAAAGAGACTTTGAGTTTGCCCGCAAGTACGGCTTGCCCATCAAGGTGGTCATCAAGGAAAACGAGGGGGCCGACGTGTTGCATCCGGACCAGCTGACACACGCTTTTGAAGAGGACGGGGTGCTGGTCCATTCCGGCCCCTATTCGGGAATGAGTTCGGCTCAAGCCCGCGAGGCCATCACGCGGGATTTGGAAGCCAGAGGGCAGGGAAGCCTCACCGTCCAGTACCGGCTGCGGGACTGGGGTATTTCACGCCAGCGCTACTGGGGCGCGCCCATTCCCATTGTGTATTGTGATCGGTGCGGCACGGTTCCCGTCAAGGAGGAGGATCTTCCCGTCATTCTTCCCTTGGATTTGGAAATGCCGGAAAACGGCGCGTCACCTCTGCCCTTGAGTGAGGCCTTTGTTCAAACCACGTGCCCTCGATGCGGAGGACCGGGGCGGCGGGAAACGGACACCATGGACACCTTTGTGGAGTCGTCCTGGTATTTTGCAAGGTTTGCCTGCGCGGACTATACCGAAGGGCCTTTGGACCCCGACCGGGTGGACTATTGGATGCCTGTGGATCAATACATCGGGGGTATCGAACACGCCGTGTTGCATCTGCTCTATTCCCGATTTTTCACCAAGGTGCTTCGTGACATGGGGTACCTGCAGGTGGACGAGCCCTTCACGAACCTGCTCACGCAAGGCATGGTGATCAAAGACGGCGCCAAGATGAGCAAATCCAAAGGGAACGTGGTGGACCCTGACGAGATGATTCGCACCTATGGAGCCGATACGGTCCGTTTGTTCTGCCTGTTTGCGGCACCTCCGGAAAAGGAACTGGAATGGAGCGACCAGGGCGTGGAAGGGGCTTACCGGTTTCTAGGGCGCGTGTGGCGCCTTGTGGCGGAAAACCTGGAAAAACTTAAAACCGTCGCTCCCTATGACGGCCATGACCCTTTACCTCAGACCCTTCAAAGCCTGCATCGCAAGACCCACCAGACCATCAAGAAGGTGACCGAAGATATCCAGCAGAGGTTCCATTTCAACACGGCCATTGCCGCCATCATGGAATTGGTCAACGAAATTTACGGCTCTCTGGACAAGGCTAAGGAAGATAGGACGGCCTGGTCTGTGATTCGAGAAGCCATAGAGGCGGTCATTTTGATGCTTTCGCCCATGGCCCCTCATATTGCCGAGGAACTGTGGACTTCATTGGGCATGCCGGCCAGTGTGGCCAAAAGGCCATGGCCAACCTATCGGGAAGAGGCGCTGGCGACGGAAACCGTTCTCGTGGTGGTGCAGGTGAACGGCAAGTTGCGTAGTCGACTCGTGGTTCCGGCGGACATTTCTGAGGAAGCTTTGAAGGAGGCTGCTTTACAAGATGCTAAGATTCAAAGTTTTCTGGCCGGCAAGCCGGTTCGCAAGACCGTGGTGGTGCCCAAGAAATTGGTTAACATTGTGATATGA
- the lptE gene encoding LPS assembly lipoprotein LptE, whose product MGRCLRNLVALSFFLCGGACGYHFSGDGTQLDPRLQTVAVPVFENLTAEPGIEAVFTGALRQEFLTKSRLRVVPESEADAVFIGQIRRLSTIAVAHREAQDTVLTRLTVTLDVRCVDRETGKILWQDRALTYFEDYVQNPQAIVSFQNRQGALQRAAKETAARIFDRFMSQF is encoded by the coding sequence ATGGGCCGATGCCTTCGTAACCTTGTGGCATTAAGTTTTTTTCTGTGCGGTGGTGCGTGCGGGTATCATTTTTCCGGCGACGGTACGCAACTGGACCCGCGTCTTCAAACCGTGGCGGTTCCAGTCTTTGAAAACCTGACGGCGGAGCCAGGCATCGAAGCGGTTTTCACAGGCGCCTTGCGCCAGGAGTTTCTCACGAAGAGTCGGCTTCGCGTGGTCCCGGAATCCGAAGCGGACGCCGTCTTTATCGGTCAGATTCGACGGCTTTCGACCATCGCTGTGGCGCACCGCGAGGCGCAGGACACCGTCCTCACCCGCCTAACAGTCACTCTGGACGTGCGCTGTGTGGATAGAGAAACGGGCAAGATTCTGTGGCAAGATCGAGCCCTAACTTACTTTGAAGACTATGTACAAAACCCGCAGGCCATCGTCTCTTTTCAGAATCGTCAAGGCGCTCTTCAAAGGGCGGCGAAGGAAACGGCCGCCCGCATCTTTGATCGGTTCATGAGCCAATTTTAG
- the holA gene encoding DNA polymerase III subunit delta: protein MDSRLFFKHLGEIPPKTIYLFRGDEAALMDKAWEALLKAVRGLEGPSVQGESLDAKDTTVHEVVNRARTVPMFTSRRVLRVRHVDLWPKEQRDVLERYAANPNPRTHVVLTLGLKKSWKGLEKAVEAHGAIVDFQPLQERQLPAWAREKAAAWGKTLTPSAASLLVEAVGTDLHALEKEIEKLCLYVGDASQITADDVEVASSSIRSEHVFKLMDHVAEGRSAAAFAVLRHVLQRGDAPLGLLALLARHVRLLWQVKDGLARGETVSSLAKKLKLPPFAVEKTARYAHHFSEEALLQLHATLMATDLSLKTTALDPERALELILYRMGVFGAQKKAATPLGPPS, encoded by the coding sequence ATGGACAGCCGCCTGTTTTTCAAACACCTGGGCGAGATTCCACCGAAAACTATCTATCTTTTTCGAGGTGACGAAGCGGCCCTTATGGACAAGGCGTGGGAAGCCTTGCTGAAGGCCGTGCGGGGCCTTGAAGGCCCATCGGTTCAGGGAGAAAGCCTGGATGCCAAGGACACGACCGTTCACGAGGTGGTGAACCGGGCGCGCACGGTGCCCATGTTCACTTCCCGTCGCGTACTGCGCGTGCGTCATGTGGATCTGTGGCCCAAAGAGCAGCGGGATGTGCTGGAGCGCTATGCGGCGAACCCGAACCCTCGAACCCATGTGGTCTTGACCCTGGGACTCAAAAAGAGCTGGAAGGGTCTGGAAAAGGCCGTGGAAGCTCATGGCGCCATCGTGGACTTTCAGCCTCTTCAGGAACGCCAGTTGCCGGCCTGGGCTCGAGAAAAGGCGGCGGCATGGGGCAAGACCCTGACCCCATCGGCCGCTTCTTTGCTCGTGGAAGCCGTGGGAACCGATCTGCATGCCCTGGAAAAGGAAATCGAAAAGCTGTGCCTCTACGTGGGGGACGCGTCACAGATTACGGCGGACGACGTGGAAGTTGCCTCCAGTTCCATACGGTCGGAGCATGTTTTCAAGCTCATGGACCATGTGGCCGAAGGCCGGTCCGCAGCCGCCTTTGCCGTTCTTCGACACGTGCTTCAAAGAGGGGATGCGCCGCTGGGGCTTCTTGCGCTGCTGGCGCGCCACGTGCGTTTGCTGTGGCAGGTCAAGGACGGATTGGCTCGAGGGGAGACGGTGTCGAGCTTGGCCAAGAAACTGAAACTTCCTCCCTTTGCCGTGGAAAAAACCGCCCGTTATGCCCACCACTTTTCCGAAGAAGCCCTCCTGCAGCTGCACGCGACCCTCATGGCCACGGACCTTTCCTTAAAGACCACAGCCTTGGATCCGGAAAGGGCCCTGGAGCTCATTCTGTATCGGATGGGTGTTTTCGGGGCGCAAAAGAAGGCGGCTACCCCTTTGGGCCCTCCTTCTTAA
- the rpsT gene encoding 30S ribosomal protein S20 has product MANHKSALKRARQSEVRRMRNRARKSRMKTAIRKLEEAIRTNAVDEAVVRLREATSIIAKTAAKGTIHRNTAARKISRLTKKVNMLKVAQSA; this is encoded by the coding sequence TTGGCCAATCACAAATCCGCCCTGAAAAGAGCCAGGCAGAGTGAAGTGCGCCGCATGCGGAACCGCGCGCGCAAGAGCCGCATGAAAACGGCAATCAGGAAGCTGGAAGAAGCGATTCGCACCAATGCTGTGGATGAAGCCGTGGTGCGGCTTCGAGAAGCCACGTCGATCATTGCAAAAACCGCCGCCAAGGGTACCATTCACCGCAACACGGCAGCGCGCAAGATTTCCAGGCTGACCAAGAAAGTCAACATGCTCAAGGTCGCTCAAAGCGCCTGA